ACCTTGTCGCCATCCCAGCTGCTGCCGGCCTTCATGCCGAACAGGTTGTTGCTGGTGTTGCCGTTGGAATGCGAGGGCAAGTGCTTGCCCCACTGCGTTTCCAGCGCGGCCTGCGCCAGCACCGCACGCACCGACACACCCAGCTTCTGGGCGGCCTCCTGCGCATACGGAGCCAGCTGCTTGACGAAATCCTCGGCATCCTTGGGCAGCAGCTTGAGCACCTTTTCGCCAGTGTTCTTCATCGCGCTGGCGACCGAGCTCAGGCGCTGCTGCCAGCTGTCGCTGCCGCCAGTGGCGGTTGCTGCGGCGCCGGTGGCGCTGCCGTCCGACGAGCCGCCCAGCGCACCACCCAGCTGCTTCACCAGCATCTGCGCGATGCCGATGCCGTTGCCGCCCTGCGAGAGCTGCACGGAGAGCTGCTGGTCGAACATGTCGCGCCATTGATTGCCGGCGTCGCTGTCCATCAGGCCATCGCCACTGCTGGCGTCGCGCATGGACTTCAGCATCATCTGCGTGAAGATCGACTCGAACTGTTTTGCCACCGCCGGCAACGCTGCCTTGGCGTCGCTCTGCGCGGTCTGGCGCAGGGCCGAAAACCCGGACAGGTCGGTCCAGGTATTCAGGCTCTTGGTGGCATCCGCTATCGCAGCCATCAGATCACCACCAGCTCCGCGTGGAGCGCGCCGGCCTGCTTGAGGGCCTGCAGGATGGAAATGAGATCGGTCGGCGACGCACCCACCTGATTCACCGCTCGCACGATGGTGTCGAGGTTGGTGCCGGGGCCGAACTTGAACATGTGCGCGCCGTCTTCGCTGACCTGCACGTCGCTCTGCGGCACCACCACCGTCTGGCCGCCCTTGGTGAAGGGCGACGGCTGCGATACCTGCGGGTTCTCCGAAATGGTCACCTGGATGGAACCATGCGCCACCGCCGCCGGCGTCACGCGCACGTCCGCGCCGATCACCACGGTGCCGGTACGCGAGTTGACCACCACGCGCGCCGGTGCATCGCCCGGCGTCACATCGATATTCTGGATGGCACCCATCCATGCCACGCGCTGGCTGGGATCCTGCGGCCCACGCACGCTCACCGAGCCGCCGTCCATCGCGCTGGCGGTGCCTGCGCCATAGGTGCGGTTCACTGCTTCGGCGATGCGCGTGGCCGTGGTGAAGTCGGCCGTGTTGAGGTTGAGCACCAGGTCGCCGCCGTTGGAGAACGACGACACTACCGCGCGCTCGACCGAGGCGCCGTTGGGCACGCGACCGCTGGCCGAAATATTCACCTGCACGCTGGAACCGCTCTTGCCCGACGCGGTAATGCCGCCGACCACCACACTGCCCTGCGCCATGGCGTAGACGTTACCGTCTGCACCGCGCAGCGGCGTCATCAGCAGCTCGCCACCGCGGATGCTCTTGGCATTGCCGATGGAGGCCACGGTGACGTCGATGGTCTGGCCCGGCTTGGCGAATGGCGGCAACTGCGCCGTTACCGTCACCGCGGCCGCATTCTTCAGCTGCGGGCGCACGTTGGCGGGCACGGTGATGCCGAACTGCACCAGCATGTTTTCCAGGCTCTGGGTGGTGAAGGGTGCCTGCGTGGTCTGGTCACCGCTACCGTCCAGGCCCACGACCAGTCCATAGCCGATCAGCTGGTTACTTCGCACGCCGCCCACCTGCGCCAGGTCGCGGATCTTGTCCGCGTGCAGCGGCTGGTTCACCGAGAAGCAGGCGCATACCACGATGCCAGTGGCGCGCAGCGCCGCGGCCACGCGCTCGCGCACACGGATCAGGTTTCCATAGGTGAAGAGATGACGGATGTTCATCAGTAGGGCATCCACTTCGAGCTGAAGAAGCGCGACAGCCAGCCCTGCGTGTTCGCATCGGCCAGCGCACCCTTGCCGGTGTAGCCAATCTGCGCATCGGCCACGCGCGTGGACGGCACGCTGTTGTCCTGCAGGATGTCCTGCGGACGCACGATGCCGGCAATGCGGATCTGTTCCTGGCCCTGGTTGATGGTGACCATCTTCTCGCCGCGCACCAGCAGGTTGCCGTTGGACAAACGCTGCGCCACGGTCACGGTGATTGAACCGGTGAGCTGGTTGCTCTGGCTGCTGTCGCCGGCGCCATCGAAGGCGCGATCGGCGTTCAGGCTGCTGTCCGCCGTCTTGCCGCCCACCTTGAGCGCATGGCCAAGAATGGTCGGCGAGGAAATGGTGCTCTGGTCTTTCTTGCTGGTGCTGGTGCTGGCCTTCTTCGAGGCCTGCGTGCTCTCCACCAGCGTGATGGTGAGAATGTCGCCCACGCGATGGGCACGCGCATCGTTGAACAGTTCCATGCCCTGCTCGGCGTGGTAGATCGAACCATCCGTCGGCGGCGCGGCCGTCTGCTCGGCGGGCATGGTGGCCGCCCACTGGTGATCGTCGTGCGTGGGCTGCATGCCGCAGCCAGCCGACGCAGCCAGCGCCAGCACCACACCGATTCGGGAAAGGGAACGGAAGGACGACATGGCGGTTCTCACATCTTGTCGGTCAGGTCTTGCAGCATCTGGTCGGTGCTGCTGATCGCCTTGGAATTCATTTCGTAGGTGCGCTGCGTCTCGATCATGTTGACCATCTCGGCCACCACGTTGACGTTGGACGATTCCACCGAGCCCTGCATCAGCGAACCCATGCCATTCAGTGCGGGCTGGCCGGTCTGCGGCGCGCCGCTGGACACGGTTTCCTGGTAAAGGTTCTGGCCCACCGGCTGCAGGCCGGCGGGGTTGATGAAATCGGCAAGCTGAAGCGTGCCCAGCGTCTGCGGCGTGGCGGACGCATTGGTGGTGGCCGACACCGTGCCATCGGTACCGATGGTCAGGCTCTGCACGTTGGCCGGCACCGTGATGGCCGGTTCCAGCGGATAGCCGTCGGCAGTCACCAGCTGGCCGTTCGGATCGGTATGCAGCGAACCGTCACGCGTGTAGGCCACGGTGCCGTCGGGCATGCTCACCTGCAGGAAGCCGCGGCCCTGGATGGCCACGTCCAGCGAGTTGCCGGTCTGCGTGATGCTGCCTTCGGTGAACAGCTTTTCGTTGGCGACCACGCGCACACCGGTACCCAGCATCAGGCCGGACGGCGACACCGTCTGCTCGGTGGTCTGGCCGCCGGGCTGGCCCTTGTTCTGGTACATCAGGTCCTGGAACGAGGCGCGCGAGCTCTTGAACGCGGTGGTATTCGCGTTGGCCAGGTTGTTGGAGATCACGTCCATGCGCGTCTGTTGCGCGTCAAGGCCGGTCTTGGCGATCCACAGTGAAGAGAACATCGATTACTCCGTAAATATCAGCGAGGCTCAGTTGGCCTGCAGCAGCTTGAGGCTGGAATCGGCGTTGTCCTCGGAGGTCTTGATGGACTTCACCTGCATGTCGTACTGGCGCGAAAGCGAGATCATCTTGACCAGCTCGGCCGACGGGTTGACGTTGCTGCCTTCGAGTTCACCCGAGGCAATGGTCACCGTGTCGTCGATGGCCGCCGTGCTGCCGTCGCTCATGTGCATCAGGCCGTCGGAGCCCTGCGTCATCTGCGCCGTGTCCGGATTGACCAGCTTGATGCGATCGATCTGCGACACCGCGTTGGGCGACTGCCCCTGCGGCACCGTGGAGATGGTGCCGTCGGAGCCCACGCTGATGTCCGTGGCCGGGGGGATGGTGATGGGGCCGGAACCACCCATCACCGGATTGCCCTTCGAATCCGTCAAGCCGCCGTCGGCGGTAAGCCGCAGGTCGCCGGCACGCGTATAGGCTTCCGATCCATCCGGTGCCTGCACGGCGATGAAGCCCTGGCCGCGCACCGAAATATCGAGCGGGTTGCCGGTATTCACCGGCGAACCCTGCCCACTGTTCTGGCCGATGCCCTGCGCCACCGCGTTGATACGCGACGGCGTGCCATCGCCCAGCACCGGCACGCTCTGGAAGGCCGTGAGCTGGCTCTTGAAGCCGACCGTGGACGCGTTGGCCAGGTTGTGGCTCACCGCGTCCTGGGCACGCATGATCTGCGTGGCCCCGGTCATTGCGACGTAGACGGAACGGTCCATGGCGGTCTATCAGCGCGAGACAGCGTTGAACAGCGAGGACGCCAGCGTGTTGTCGGTGGACAGCACCTGCGCGTTGGCCTGGTAGTTGCGCTGCGCCTGGATCATGTTCACCAGCTGCGCCGTGGTGTCGGCCGTGTTGGAGCTTTCCAGCTCACCCGACTGGATGGTGCCGTACTCGCCCGCGTTGGCCGTGCCCCAGGTCGCCGGGCCCGAATCCGTGCTCGACGCCCAGGTGGTGTTGCCCAGCTGGCGCAGGCCCTGCACGTTGGCGAAATTGGCAATCGCCACCTGGCCGATCTGCGTGCTCTGGTTGTTGGAGTAGGTCGCGGTGACCACGCCCTGCTGGTCGATGTCGATGCCCGACAGCGTGCCGGCCTCGAAACCGTTCTGCACGATGGGGCCCGCCGAGTAGTCGGTACCGTACTGCGTGGTGTTGGTCACATTCAGCGACAGTGCCAGCGGTGCGGAACCATTGCCGAGAGTGACCGAATTGAAGGCCAGCGTGCCGTTGGTCGGCGTGGTGAGCTTGCCGGTGCTGTCGAAGGTCATCGACTGCGTGCCGGCGCTCTGGCCGTCCACATACAGGTTGGCGTCCCAGGTGTTGGTGCCGGTCTTCACGTAATAGACCGTCGCCTGATGCGAGCCACCCTGCGAGTCGTACACGGTCACCGGGGCGGCATTGTTGTAGCTGGTGGAGTCGCTGGTGCTGAACGCGGTGGTCGGCGCGGTGGCGCTGGCCGGCAGGTTGGAGGTCAGCGTGATGGACGACGTGGCCGTGGCGTTGCTCTGTGCCGCCTGCCAGCTGAAGTCCTTCAGCGTGCTCATGTCGAAGCCGCCGTTGCCGTTGGGCGGGTAGATCTGCAGCTTCGCGCCATCGGGCGTGGTCACGTAGCCGTTGGAGTTCTTCTCGAAGTCGCCAGCGCGGGTGTACTGCACGCCGCTGCCGTTGTTGACGGCGAAGAAGCCGTTGCCGTTGATGGCAAGGTCAAGGCTGTTGCCGGTGGTCTGCAGGTCACCCTGGTTGAACTGCTGGGCCACCTTCTCAAGCGTAACGCCACTGCCGACGGCGGTGGAATTGAGGTTGAGGCCGGTGACCGCAAAAATGTCCGCAAACTCCGCGCGCGAACCCTTGAAGCCGGTGGTGTTCGCGTTGGCGATGTTGTTGGCGATGACGTTGAGATCGGACTGGGCAGCGTTGATGCCGCTGAGCGCCGTATTGAGTGCCATGTTCGTTTACCTCGTGAGGAAATGACGCGCGACGCGTCAGAGAATCTGTGCGACCTGGCTGAGCGACACACCGCCCACGCCCGCGACCTGCAGGTAGGTGCCCAGCGTGCTGCCGCCGTAACCCACGCCTGTCACTGAACCCGCCACATAGGTGTCCAGCGACGCACTGCCCGTGGCGGCCTTGAGCGTGTACGTGCCCGAGGCCACCGCATTGCCGTTGTCATCCGTGCCATCCCAGCTGAACTGCTGGAGACCCGCGCTCTGCGTGCCCATGTCGATGTTGCGAACCACATTGCCGCTGCTATCGAGCACCTGCACGGTGACGCTGCCGGTGGCGGTGACGTTCACCGCACCCTTCACCGCATCGCTGCCGTCGTACGTCGCGGAGCTGCTGGGCACCATGACCTCGCGACCGACCAGGTTCGAGGAGCTCAGCACCTGCGAGGTCTGCATGGCCGAGCTCACGTTGGAGCTAAGCGTCTGCAGGTCGGTATCCAGCTGCTGCGTCGAAGAAAGCTGGCTGAACTGCGCCATCTGCGAAACGAACTGCGAGTTGTCGACCGGATTGGTCGGGTCCTGCGCCTGCAGCTGGGCCGTCATCAGCTTGAGAAAGTCGGCCTGCGTCATGGTGCTCGACAACGCCGAGTTGACGCTGGTCGAGCTACTCGAGCTGCTGGAGCTTCCGGTATTGGTAGTGTTGGTGCTGGGAATCGTGGTCACGTGGGTTTCCTCCCGGCTTACTTGCCGAGGTCGAGGGTCTTGAGCATCAACTGCTTGGTGGTGTTCATCGCCTCGACGTTGTTCTGGTACGAACGCGATGCGGTGATCATGTTCACCAGCTCGTCGATGGGATTGACGTTGCTGCCGTACACGTAGCCGGTGGCATCGGCCATCGGATTGCCCGGCTCGTAATGCGCCTGCACGTCGGCCTGGCTTTCGGTAACGCCCTTCACCTGCACGCCGACCGCGCTGTCCGCATCGGCGCTCTTGGCGCTGCCGATGGCCTTCTGCACGGCGGCGAACAAGGGTTCCTTCGCGCGATAGGCGCCCTCGGGCGTGCCCGACACGCTGTCGGCATTGGCGAGGTTGCTGGCCACGGTGTTGAGCCGCAGCGACTGCGCTGCCATGCCCGAGCCCGCGACATCGAAAATCTTGAAGAGGGACATCAGCCCTGGCCTCCGGTAATGGCCGTACGCAGCATGTGGATCTGCGCCGTGATGAAGGAGAGGCTGGCCTGGTAATGCACGCCGTTGGCGGCGAAGTTCGCCTGCTCCACCTGCGTATCCACGGTGTTGCCATCCATCGACGGCTGCGTGGGCGTGCGGTACGCCAGCTTCTTGGCGGCTTGCGCCTGCGGATCGATCTGGCCCTGCTGCGTGATCGTCATCGGCAGGTTGCTGCCGGTGCCGCTGGCGCTGGCCAGCGCCTTCTTGAAATCGACGTCGCGCGCCAAGTAACCCGGCGTGTCCGCATTGGCCAGATTGCTCGCCAGCACCTCGCTGCGCTTCTGCCACATGTCGAGTGCCTGCGTGTGCAGACCGAACAGGTTGTCGTTGATCGAACTCATCGCTCACTCCTGCGGCGGGGGCCGCGGGAGGGTTTGAGCAATTTGCGTGCCACTGTCTTCACATGACCCGGGAGGCCGCGTGGCTGTTGGGTTTGCGGGGTTTATGCCGCGGGGGTTCGGGTGGGTATGTCGGAAAGTCGACGCGGGTGGTAGCGGCTTTCTGGCGCGCGGGGGATGGGGCCTGGGCGGCCTGCTTTCTTGGCTCCCTCTCCCCTTCGGGGAGAGGGCTGGGGTGAGGCGTGGGTGCTCGCCTCACCGTTAGACAGGAACCGTGATCCTAGCGAGGCGCTTTGCAACATCCGAAGGGCTGGTCTAGCTGGGATCCAGTGACTTGGCTCTGGCCTTCGGTATGCGGTGATTCGGCCAGGTTGCCGCTTACGCAGCGGGGGCGTTTCGACCTCCTGCCGGAGGCCGAGTCACTTTTCTTTTGCTGGCCCAAAAGAAAAGTAACCCAAAGAAAATGGCCTTAAAGGCTGGCAGCATGCCGATGGGATAAGCCCGAACGGCTGAGGAACGTTGTTGCTTGGCAACCTCCGCCTCTACACAGCGGGTACAACAAAGCGCTTCGCAACGCGCCCAAGCGCAGAGGGCTTAACGCGGAGCGTCGTGCCGCTGCGCGGCACCTCCTTCCATGCCCGTAGGGTGTTCACGTTGAACATCCCCTGTCGCTCGTCCTCTCCCGTTCGGGAGAGGACTGGGGTAAGCACTGAGGTGAGAAAGCACCGGGCTTAGCCGTGCGAGAGACCTGCTGTAGGAGCGAACTTGTGCGCGACCGCAGCGCCATGTCGATACCGCTCCGTCAGGTGGTCGCGCACAAGTGCGCTCCTACAGAAAAGCCCGTGCCGGATACGGCGTCACAGCGAGAGACTCCATGTGCAGTGCAGTGGCACGAGTCGCGAACAGGGTTTGCTCCCACCGACAAGACAAGCCGGGAGGCAATACGCCACCGCGCCTTGCGGCGCGATGTGCAGCGCAGCTGCACGAGCCTTCGGCTCAGGCTCTGGCTCTGGCTTTTGACCTACCCGCCCCCTTGAGCGGCGGTGAGGGGCGGACGACAGGCCCGCAGGGGGATCGGCAAGGATGCCGATCCCTTTTCGACAGGACAGGGACGTCCTGTCGAAAAGCCCGGCCGACCCTCGCGGACTGGCCGGCTTCACCGGCCAGCGCCGCGATGGGGGTGCCTTTCTCTTTGGTTACTTTCTCTTGGGCAAGCAAGAGAAAGTGACCCGGCCTCCG
The nucleotide sequence above comes from Dyella telluris. Encoded proteins:
- the flgB gene encoding flagellar basal body rod protein FlgB, which gives rise to MSSINDNLFGLHTQALDMWQKRSEVLASNLANADTPGYLARDVDFKKALASASGTGSNLPMTITQQGQIDPQAQAAKKLAYRTPTQPSMDGNTVDTQVEQANFAANGVHYQASLSFITAQIHMLRTAITGGQG
- the flgG gene encoding flagellar basal-body rod protein FlgG — translated: MFSSLWIAKTGLDAQQTRMDVISNNLANANTTAFKSSRASFQDLMYQNKGQPGGQTTEQTVSPSGLMLGTGVRVVANEKLFTEGSITQTGNSLDVAIQGRGFLQVSMPDGTVAYTRDGSLHTDPNGQLVTADGYPLEPAITVPANVQSLTIGTDGTVSATTNASATPQTLGTLQLADFINPAGLQPVGQNLYQETVSSGAPQTGQPALNGMGSLMQGSVESSNVNVVAEMVNMIETQRTYEMNSKAISSTDQMLQDLTDKM
- the flgJ gene encoding flagellar assembly peptidoglycan hydrolase FlgJ; its protein translation is MAAIADATKSLNTWTDLSGFSALRQTAQSDAKAALPAVAKQFESIFTQMMLKSMRDASSGDGLMDSDAGNQWRDMFDQQLSVQLSQGGNGIGIAQMLVKQLGGALGGSSDGSATGAAATATGGSDSWQQRLSSVASAMKNTGEKVLKLLPKDAEDFVKQLAPYAQEAAQKLGVSVRAVLAQAALETQWGKHLPSHSNGNTSNNLFGMKAGSSWDGDKVSVKTLEFEGGVPVQKHAQFRSYDNPGQSFDDYAQLISDNPRYAKALNHGEDVVGFAKGLVSGGYATDPSYAQKIIAIANSPQMKEALAAIGEGALKNAAVPPTSSE
- the flgE gene encoding flagellar hook protein FlgE, producing the protein MALNTALSGINAAQSDLNVIANNIANANTTGFKGSRAEFADIFAVTGLNLNSTAVGSGVTLEKVAQQFNQGDLQTTGNSLDLAINGNGFFAVNNGSGVQYTRAGDFEKNSNGYVTTPDGAKLQIYPPNGNGGFDMSTLKDFSWQAAQSNATATSSITLTSNLPASATAPTTAFSTSDSTSYNNAAPVTVYDSQGGSHQATVYYVKTGTNTWDANLYVDGQSAGTQSMTFDSTGKLTTPTNGTLAFNSVTLGNGSAPLALSLNVTNTTQYGTDYSAGPIVQNGFEAGTLSGIDIDQQGVVTATYSNNQSTQIGQVAIANFANVQGLRQLGNTTWASSTDSGPATWGTANAGEYGTIQSGELESSNTADTTAQLVNMIQAQRNYQANAQVLSTDNTLASSLFNAVSR
- a CDS encoding flagellar hook assembly protein FlgD, whose amino-acid sequence is MTTIPSTNTTNTGSSSSSSSSTSVNSALSSTMTQADFLKLMTAQLQAQDPTNPVDNSQFVSQMAQFSQLSSTQQLDTDLQTLSSNVSSAMQTSQVLSSSNLVGREVMVPSSSATYDGSDAVKGAVNVTATGSVTVQVLDSSGNVVRNIDMGTQSAGLQQFSWDGTDDNGNAVASGTYTLKAATGSASLDTYVAGSVTGVGYGGSTLGTYLQVAGVGGVSLSQVAQIL
- a CDS encoding flagellar basal body P-ring protein FlgI, whose product is MNIRHLFTYGNLIRVRERVAAALRATGIVVCACFSVNQPLHADKIRDLAQVGGVRSNQLIGYGLVVGLDGSGDQTTQAPFTTQSLENMLVQFGITVPANVRPQLKNAAAVTVTAQLPPFAKPGQTIDVTVASIGNAKSIRGGELLMTPLRGADGNVYAMAQGSVVVGGITASGKSGSSVQVNISASGRVPNGASVERAVVSSFSNGGDLVLNLNTADFTTATRIAEAVNRTYGAGTASAMDGGSVSVRGPQDPSQRVAWMGAIQNIDVTPGDAPARVVVNSRTGTVVIGADVRVTPAAVAHGSIQVTISENPQVSQPSPFTKGGQTVVVPQSDVQVSEDGAHMFKFGPGTNLDTIVRAVNQVGASPTDLISILQALKQAGALHAELVVI
- the flgF gene encoding flagellar basal-body rod protein FlgF; protein product: MDRSVYVAMTGATQIMRAQDAVSHNLANASTVGFKSQLTAFQSVPVLGDGTPSRINAVAQGIGQNSGQGSPVNTGNPLDISVRGQGFIAVQAPDGSEAYTRAGDLRLTADGGLTDSKGNPVMGGSGPITIPPATDISVGSDGTISTVPQGQSPNAVSQIDRIKLVNPDTAQMTQGSDGLMHMSDGSTAAIDDTVTIASGELEGSNVNPSAELVKMISLSRQYDMQVKSIKTSEDNADSSLKLLQAN
- the flgH gene encoding flagellar basal body L-ring protein FlgH, yielding MSSFRSLSRIGVVLALAASAGCGMQPTHDDHQWAATMPAEQTAAPPTDGSIYHAEQGMELFNDARAHRVGDILTITLVESTQASKKASTSTSKKDQSTISSPTILGHALKVGGKTADSSLNADRAFDGAGDSSQSNQLTGSITVTVAQRLSNGNLLVRGEKMVTINQGQEQIRIAGIVRPQDILQDNSVPSTRVADAQIGYTGKGALADANTQGWLSRFFSSKWMPY
- the flgC gene encoding flagellar basal body rod protein FlgC, whose translation is MSLFKIFDVAGSGMAAQSLRLNTVASNLANADSVSGTPEGAYRAKEPLFAAVQKAIGSAKSADADSAVGVQVKGVTESQADVQAHYEPGNPMADATGYVYGSNVNPIDELVNMITASRSYQNNVEAMNTTKQLMLKTLDLGK